From one Nycticebus coucang isolate mNycCou1 chromosome 14, mNycCou1.pri, whole genome shotgun sequence genomic stretch:
- the LOC128564481 gene encoding olfactory receptor 51G2-like translates to MEISNIVNTSSFLFILMDLPGLETAHCWTAIPICSIYVLSVMGNVTIMYIVKSASSLHTPMYLFLSMLSMADLGLSASTLPSMVAVFLLGRRKIEAATCFMQLFFIHTFSVIESAVLLAMAFDRCVAIREPFRYATILTPRRIGAIGLAVVTRSAALHLPLPVLLGRLQFQPVNALSHSYCVHPDVLRLARSSTLVNSSFGLFVMLSTLGMDAVLILVSYVLILKTVLSLASNAGRLKAFNTCISHICAVLLFYIPLVSLSMIHRFGKKKLPAQVYMLLSYLHFLMPPMLNPIVYSMKTKEIRVRILKMLYPQKL, encoded by the coding sequence ATGGAAATTTCTAACATCGTTAATACCAGCAGTTTCTTGTTCATACTGATGGATCTCCCAGGACTAGAGACTGCTCATTGCTGGACAGCTATTCCTATCTGCTCCATCTATGTTCTTTCTGTGATGGGCAATGTCACTATAATGTACATTGTCAAGTCTGCATCCAGTCTGCACACTCCCATGTACCTCTTCCTCTCCATGCTCTCAATGGCTGACCTGGGCCTCTCAGCTTCTACACTGCCTTCAATGGTAGCTGTCTTTCTCTTAGGCCGGAGAAAGATTGAAGCTGCTACCTGCTTCATGCAACTCTTTTTCATCCACACTTTCTCAGTCATTGAATCAGCTGTTCTGCTCGCCATGGCATTTGACCGCTGCGTGGCAATCCGAGAACCATTTCGCTACGCCACCATTCTCACACCAAGGCGCATCGGGGCCATTGGGCTAGCCGTTGTGACCCGCAGTGCTGCCCTACATTTACCCCTGCCTGTGCTCCTTGGAAGACTGCAATTCCAGCCTGTGAATGCTCTGTCTCATTCGTATTGCGTTCATCCTGATGTTCTGAGGCTGGCCAGGTCCAGCACTCTTGTGAATAGTAGCTTTGGGCTCTTTGTCATGCTCTCCACCCTGGGAATGGATGCTGTGCTCATCCTCGTCTCTTATGTGCTAATTTTGAAGACAGTGTTGAGCCTTGCTTCCAATGCTGGGCGGCTCAAAGCTTTCAACACTTGCATTTCCCATATATGTGCAGTATTGCTCTTCTATATCCCACTAGTTAGCCTGTCCATGATCCATCGTTTTGGTAAAAAAAAACTACCGGCTCAGGTATATATGCTTCTCTCCTATCTCCATTTCCTTATGCCTCCAATGCTCAATCCAATTGTCTACAGCATGAAAACCAAAGAGATTCGGGTACGTATTCTAAAGATGTTATACCCCCAAAAGCTCTGA
- the LOC128564479 gene encoding olfactory receptor 51G2-like, with protein sequence MQFVLGKECSPGTFPPVNSSNSFSSTFLVTGIPGLEAAHIWISIPFCAMFFITLVGNVTILTVIWREQTLHVPMYLFLAMLAVSDLGLSLFTFPTMLRIFWLDARELTSSACFTQMFFIHTFQDFESAIILAMAFDRYVAISRPLHYSSILTHSVITRIGLAIVVRAMIAQVPLPILLRRLCFCPSNVLSHSYCLHPDILKLSCSNTRVNSIFGLFMVLSNMGLDFLLILFSYLLILKTVLSIASYGGRLKALNTCISHLCAVVLFFTPMICLSILYRFGRKFPPNLYVLLANMHFLIPPVMNPMVYVVKTKQIRDKILRLFIKKGTEKS encoded by the coding sequence ATGCAATTTGTTCTAGGAAAAGAATGCAGCCCTGGCACGTTTCCTCCTGTCAACAGCAGCAATTCCTTCTCCTCCACCTTCCTGGTGACAGGCATTCCTGGGCTGGAGGCTGCGCACATCTGGATCTCCATACCCTTCTGTGCCATGTTCTTCATTACCTTGGTGGGTAATGTGACCATCCTGACAGTTATCTGGAGGGAGCAGACCCTCCATGTGCCCATGTACCTTTTCCTGGCCATGCTAGCTGTCTCTGACCTGGGGCTGTCCCTCTTCACCTTCCCCACAATGCTGAGGATCTTCTGGCTGGATGCTCGAGAGCTGAcctcttctgcttgcttcacacAAATGTTCTTTATACACACCTTTCAGGATTTTGAGTCAGCCATCATACTGGCAATGGCCTttgaccgctatgtggccattTCTCGTCCATTGCACTATTCTTCTATCCTGACGCATAGTGTGATCACCAGAATAGGCTTGGCCATTGTTGTGCGAGCCATGATCGCCCAGGTGCCCCTCCCCATTCTCCTGAGGAGACTGTGCTTCTGTCCATCCAATGTACTTTCTCATTCCTACTGTCTGCATCCCGACATCTTAAAGCTCTCCTGTTCTAACACTAGGGTCAATAGCATCTTTGGACTCTTTATGGTGCTTTCCAATATGGGACttgattttcttctcattctcttttcttatttattgattCTGAAAACTGTACTGAGCATTGCTTCATATGGTGGCCGCCTCAAGGCTCTTAACACCTGTATTTCCCACCTCTGTGCTGTGGTTCTCTTTTTCACACCCATGATCTGCCTTTCTATACTTTATCGCTTTGGCCGAAAGTTTCCCCCAAACCTCTATGTACTTTTGGCCAACATGCATTTTCTCATTCCTCCTGTGATGAATCCCATGGTGTATGTGGTAAAAACCAAGCAGATAAGAGACAAAATCCTAAGACTCTTCATCAAAAAAGGAACTGAAAAGTCCTAA
- the LOC128564480 gene encoding olfactory receptor 51G2-like — protein sequence MTRQLNAQVTFLSTVSKKMHFILGQACNPSIELPVNNTNSFSTFLVTGIPGLEAAHIWISIPFCAMFFITLVGNVTILTVIWREQTLHVPMYLFLAMLAASDLGLSLFTFPTMLRIFWLDARELSSSACFTQMFFIHTFQDFESAIILAMAFDRYVAISHPLHYSSILTNSVIARIGVAIVLRTLTVQVPLPVLLGRLCFCHSNVLSHSYCLHPDILKLSCSNTRVNSIFGLFVLLSTMGLDFLLIILSYVLILKTVLSIASQGGRLKALNTCISHIFAVIIFFTPMICLSMLHRFGPRLPSQVYVTIANMHFLIPPVMNPIVYVVKTKQIREKILKLFNKKRPEVSQITFIR from the coding sequence ATGACTCGTCAATTAAATGCTCAAGTCACATTTTTATCAACTGTGTCTAAGAAAATGCATTTCATTCTAGGACAGGCATGCAACCCCAGCATCGAGCTTCCTGTCAACAACACCAATTCCTTCTCCACCTTCCTGGTGACAGGCATTCCTGGCCTGGAGGCTGCACACATCTGGATCTCCATACCCTTCTGTGCCATGTTCTTCATTACCTTGGTGGGTAACGTGACCATCCTGACAGTTATCTGGAGGGAGCAGACCCTCCATGTGCCCATGTACCTCTTCCTGGCCATGCTAGCTGCCTCTGACCTGGGGCTGTCCCTCTTCACCTTCCCCACAATGCTGAGGATCTTCTGGCTGGATGCTCGAGAGCTGTcctcttctgcttgcttcacacAAATGTTCTTTATACACACCTTTCAGGATTTTGAGTCAGCCATCATACTGGCAATGGCCTttgaccgctatgtggccattTCTCATCCATTGCACTATTCTTCCATCCTCACCAATAGTGTGATTGCCAGAATAGGTGTAGCTATTGTCTTACGAACCTTAACTGTACAGGTACCCCTCCCAGTTCTCTTGGGGAGACTGTGCTTCTGTCACTCCAATGTACTTTCTCACTCCTACTGTCTGCATCCTGACATCTTAAAGCTGTCCTGTTCCAACACTAGGGTCAATAGCATCTTCGGGCTGTTTGTGTTGCTCTCTACTATGGGACTTGATTTTCTCCTCATTATTCTTTCTTATGTGCTGATTCTCAAAACTGTACTGAGCATTGCTTCCCAGGGTGGCCGTCTCAAGGCCCTCAACACCTGCATCTCCCACATCTTCGCTGTGATCATCTTCTTCACACCCATGATCTGCCTGTCGATGCTGCACCGCTTTGGCCCAAGGCTTCCTTCCCAAGTCTATGTGACCATAGCCAACATGCATTTCCTCATTCCTCCCGTAATGAACCCCATTGTGTATGTGGTGAAAACCAAGCAGATCcgagagaaaattctgaaactctttaacaaaaaaagaccagAAGTATCCCAAATAACATTTATAAGGTAA
- the LOC128564478 gene encoding olfactory receptor 51G2-like, with the protein MHFIPGQACSPSIKLPINNSANSFSTFLLTGIPGLEAAHIWISIPFCAMFFITLVGNVTILTVIWREQTLHVPMYLFLAMLAASDLGLSLFTFPTMLRIFWLDARELTSSACFTQMFFIHTFQDFESAIILAMAFDRYVAISHPLRYSSILTNSVIARIGVAIVLRTLTVQVPPLVLLRRLCFCHSNVLSHSYCLHPDILKLSCSNTRVNSIFGLFVLLSTMGLDFLLIILSYVLILKTVLSIASQGGRLKALNTCISHIFAVIIFFTPMICLSMLHRFGPRLPSQVYVTIANMHFLIPPVMNPIVYVVKTKQIREKILKLFNKKRLEE; encoded by the coding sequence ATGCATTTCATTCCAGGACAGGCATGCAGCCCCAGCATCAAGCTTCCTATCAACAACAGCGCCAACTCCTTCTCCACCTTCCTGTTGACAGGCATTCCTGGCCTGGAGGCTGCACACATCTGGATCTCCATACCCTTCTGTGCCATGTTCTTCATTACCTTGGTGGGTAATGTGACCATCCTGACAGTTATCTGGAGGGAGCAGACCCTCCATGTGCCCATGTACCTCTTCCTGGCCATGCTAGCTGCCTCTGACCTGGGGCTGTCCCTCTTCACCTTCCCCACAATGCTGAGGATCTTCTGGCTGGATGCTCGAGAGCTGAcctcttctgcttgcttcacacAAATGTTCTTTATACACACCTTTCAGGATTTTGAGTCAGCCATCATACTGGCAATGGCCTttgaccgctatgtggccattTCTCATCCATTGCGCTATTCTTCCATCCTCACCAATAGTGTGATTGCCAGAATAGGTGTAGCTATTGTCTTACGAACCTTAACTGTACAGGTGCCCCCCCTGGTTCTCTTGAGGAGGCTGTGCTTCTGTCACTCCAATGTACTTTCTCACTCCTACTGCCTGCATCCTGACATCTTAAAGCTGTCCTGTTCTAACACTAGGGTCAATAGCATCTTCGGGCTGTTTGTGTTGCTCTCCACTATGGGACTTGATTTTCTCCTCATTATTCTTTCTTATGTGCTGATTCTGAAAACTGTACTGAGCATTGCTTCCCAGGGTGGCCGTCTCAAGGCCCTCAACACCTGCATCTCCCACATCTTCGCTGTAATCATCTTCTTCACACCCATGATCTGCCTGTCAATGCTGCACCGCTTTGGCCCAAGGCTTCCTTCCCAAGTCTATGTGACCATAGCCAACATGCATTTCCTCATTCCTCCTGTGATGAACCCCATTGTGTATGTGGTGAAAACCAAGCAGATCcgagagaaaattctgaaactcttcaacaaaaaaagactagaagaa